Proteins encoded within one genomic window of Haloplanus vescus:
- a CDS encoding inorganic phosphate transporter, translated as MIGGLLLLGFVVALFVGFNIGGSNTGPAFGPAVGAGVVSKLLAGVLMAIFFSIGAWTIGRRVVNTLGRELVTDPGVFTIETSIVVLFFIGGALFIGNYAGVPASTSMTAVGAIAGLGVAAGELNWVVMGEIAVWWIVAPLVGFWVSGVVGRYFYPTINRWIAIERSDGALLTVDRSGAVPMPQSGPNSTRREIVGTVVVISIGCLMAFSSGTSNIANAIAPLYGAGVDLNLLILLGCAAVTVGALTIARRTLDTLGNDITDLPLTAAIVVAVISSGIVIGLSAIGIPASFVIIATMSIVGLGWGRATRSMTVSEGVRGEKSPNVSVGALTADEPGEEAPDIGEEDPEEVPSAAELFNPETTGRVVLMQNVVPLLSTIGAYGTFRLLFAFVW; from the coding sequence TCGAACACCGGCCCGGCGTTCGGCCCGGCGGTCGGCGCGGGTGTCGTCTCGAAACTCCTCGCCGGCGTGCTCATGGCGATTTTCTTCTCCATCGGTGCGTGGACCATCGGTCGCCGCGTCGTGAACACGCTCGGCCGCGAGCTCGTGACCGACCCCGGCGTCTTCACCATCGAGACGAGTATCGTCGTCCTGTTTTTCATCGGCGGTGCGCTCTTCATCGGTAACTACGCCGGCGTCCCCGCCTCGACGTCGATGACGGCCGTCGGCGCCATCGCGGGCCTCGGCGTCGCCGCCGGCGAACTCAACTGGGTCGTCATGGGCGAAATCGCCGTCTGGTGGATCGTCGCCCCCCTCGTCGGCTTCTGGGTCTCCGGCGTCGTCGGCCGGTACTTCTACCCGACTATCAACCGATGGATCGCCATCGAGCGAAGCGACGGCGCACTGCTGACCGTCGACCGCTCGGGCGCGGTGCCCATGCCCCAGTCGGGACCCAACTCCACCCGCCGCGAAATCGTCGGGACGGTCGTCGTCATCAGTATCGGCTGTCTGATGGCCTTCTCGTCGGGCACCTCGAACATCGCCAACGCCATCGCGCCGCTCTACGGCGCCGGCGTCGACCTGAACCTGCTCATCCTCCTCGGGTGTGCCGCGGTCACCGTCGGCGCACTCACCATCGCCCGCCGCACGCTCGACACCCTCGGCAACGACATCACCGACCTCCCGCTCACCGCTGCCATCGTCGTCGCCGTCATCTCGTCGGGCATCGTCATCGGCCTCTCGGCCATCGGTATCCCCGCCTCCTTCGTCATCATCGCCACCATGTCCATCGTCGGTCTCGGATGGGGGCGCGCGACGCGCTCGATGACCGTCTCCGAGGGCGTGCGCGGCGAGAAATCGCCCAACGTCTCCGTCGGCGCGCTGACGGCCGACGAACCCGGCGAAGAGGCTCCGGACATCGGCGAAGAGGACCCCGAGGAGGTTCCGAGCGCCGCCGAACTGTTCAACCCCGAGACGACGGGCCGAGTCGTCCTGATGCAGAACGTCGTCCCCCTGCTCTCGACCATCGGCGCGTACGGCACCTTCCGCCTCCTCTTCGCGTTCGTCTGGTAA
- a CDS encoding 1,4-dihydroxy-2-naphthoate polyprenyltransferase yields MSAQASDISRSKAWLMAARPQTLPAAAAPVAVGTGLAVGRGVEHPLAALAAFVGAALIQIGTNFANDYYDAVKGADTDEREGFTRVTQSGLIPPESVKRATYLTFAAAVLVGTTLVYVGGLPILLVGVLSVVAGLAYTGGPYPLGYHGLGDLFVFVFFGVIAVTGTYYVQAAAVLADPLTVSIPPGTLPPIAVVASLPVAAISTNILVVNNVRDLETDAETGKRTLAVRIGYRWSRVQYVALLAVAYLVPVALWAVGPASPVVCLPLLTAPLAVAVTRTVCTRTDGDALNPALERTGKLLAAHAGLFAVGLALAL; encoded by the coding sequence ATGAGCGCACAGGCTTCGGATATCAGTCGCTCGAAGGCGTGGCTGATGGCCGCGCGACCACAGACGCTCCCCGCCGCCGCCGCGCCCGTCGCCGTCGGCACCGGCCTGGCAGTCGGTCGCGGCGTCGAGCATCCACTCGCCGCCCTCGCTGCCTTCGTCGGCGCCGCCCTCATCCAGATTGGTACCAACTTCGCCAACGACTACTACGACGCCGTCAAGGGCGCCGACACCGACGAGCGCGAGGGGTTCACCCGTGTCACGCAGTCCGGCCTCATCCCGCCCGAGTCGGTGAAACGCGCCACCTACCTCACCTTCGCCGCCGCCGTCCTCGTCGGAACGACGCTCGTCTACGTCGGCGGCCTCCCCATCCTCCTCGTCGGCGTGCTATCCGTCGTCGCGGGACTGGCCTACACCGGCGGGCCCTATCCGCTCGGCTATCACGGCCTCGGCGACCTCTTCGTGTTCGTCTTCTTCGGCGTCATCGCCGTCACGGGGACGTACTACGTGCAGGCCGCGGCCGTCCTCGCCGACCCGCTCACGGTCTCGATACCGCCGGGGACGCTCCCGCCGATAGCCGTCGTCGCCAGCCTCCCCGTCGCCGCCATCTCGACGAACATCCTCGTCGTGAACAACGTCCGCGACTTGGAGACAGACGCCGAAACGGGCAAGCGAACCCTCGCGGTCCGCATCGGCTACCGCTGGAGTCGCGTCCAGTACGTCGCTCTCCTCGCGGTGGCGTATCTCGTCCCCGTCGCGCTCTGGGCCGTCGGCCCAGCCTCGCCAGTCGTCTGTCTCCCCCTCCTGACCGCGCCGCTCGCCGTCGCCGTGACGCGGACCGTCTGCACACGGACCGACGGCGACGCCCTCAACCCCGCGCTCGAACGCACCGGGAAACTGCTCGCCGCCCACGCCGGCCTGTTCGCCGTGGGGCTCGCGCTCGCGCTGTGA
- the menC gene encoding o-succinylbenzoate synthase, which yields MRRRSFSLDLERPLATARGTIRRREGELLRLNADGVRGVGEATPLPGWTESLDACRAALDRVADALDDPNALLDDSPADPLAAVPISDALDDAPAARHAVECAALDARGRRDGYSLAALLADTPAASVPVNATLGDADVDATVAAAEDAVAAGFSCLKVKVGVGKLDRDAARLRAVREVVGDGVALRADANGAWDAETAREAVDAFSTLDLDYLEQPLPAADISGHAALRGRGVDIALDEALATATPRAVLDADAADVLVLKPMALGGPARTHAVAERARAAGVDPVVTTTVDAAPARAAAVHVAAAIPDVRPCGLATADALATDLCLDPVPVVDGCVTVPEGPGVAGDAFADLV from the coding sequence GTGAGACGCCGCTCGTTCAGCCTCGACCTCGAACGCCCGCTCGCGACGGCCCGCGGAACGATTCGACGACGCGAGGGCGAACTCCTCCGTCTCAACGCCGACGGCGTTCGCGGCGTCGGGGAAGCCACGCCGCTCCCGGGGTGGACCGAATCGCTCGACGCGTGTCGGGCGGCACTCGACCGGGTCGCCGACGCCCTCGACGACCCGAACGCGCTCCTCGACGACTCGCCAGCGGACCCGCTGGCGGCGGTTCCCATTTCCGACGCTCTCGACGACGCCCCTGCCGCGCGTCACGCCGTCGAGTGTGCCGCCCTCGACGCTCGCGGGCGACGCGATGGGTACTCCCTCGCGGCGCTCCTCGCGGACACGCCAGCCGCGAGCGTCCCCGTCAACGCGACGCTGGGCGACGCGGACGTGGACGCGACGGTCGCCGCCGCCGAAGACGCCGTCGCCGCCGGCTTCAGTTGCTTGAAAGTGAAAGTCGGCGTCGGCAAACTCGACCGCGACGCCGCCCGCCTCCGTGCCGTCAGAGAGGTGGTCGGGGACGGCGTCGCTCTCCGGGCGGACGCCAACGGCGCGTGGGACGCCGAGACGGCCCGTGAGGCAGTCGACGCGTTCTCGACCCTCGACCTCGACTACCTCGAACAACCACTCCCGGCGGCCGACATCTCGGGACACGCCGCCCTCCGCGGCCGCGGGGTCGACATCGCACTCGACGAGGCGTTGGCGACGGCGACGCCGCGGGCGGTGCTCGACGCCGACGCCGCGGACGTCCTCGTCTTGAAGCCGATGGCGCTCGGCGGGCCGGCGCGAACTCACGCCGTCGCGGAACGGGCGCGGGCGGCGGGCGTCGACCCCGTGGTGACGACCACCGTCGACGCCGCACCGGCACGGGCGGCGGCCGTCCACGTCGCCGCTGCGATTCCCGACGTGCGCCCCTGCGGACTGGCGACGGCCGACGCCCTCGCGACCGACCTCTGTCTCGACCCCGTTCCGGTCGTCGACGGGTGTGTCACCGTTCCCGAGGGTCCCGGCGTCGCCGGCGACGCCTTCGCGGACCTGGTCTGA